The following are encoded together in the Tripterygium wilfordii isolate XIE 37 chromosome 3, ASM1340144v1, whole genome shotgun sequence genome:
- the LOC119986884 gene encoding L-2-hydroxyglutarate dehydrogenase, mitochondrial has product MIIKQTLQCLKKKRIIGPFTGFRSIHVDKKVAGCAATEKVDCVVIGAGVVGLAVARELASRGKEVLVLDSASTFGTGTSSRNSEVIHAGIYYPLNSLKALLCVRGRELLYKYCSEYGVPHKQIGKLIVATRPSEIPKLNHLMQCGTKNGVLDLRMLEGFEAMRMEPELQCVKALLSPVTGIVDSHSLMLSLVGDAESHRTSFCYNTTVIGGHVEGDSVHLYISKNKDLENWDGNFPLDLELVLVPRLVVNSSGLSAMALAKRFHGLDSAAIPPAYYARGCYFTLSNTRSPPFKRLIYPLPEDGGIGVHVTLDLDGQVKFGPDVEWIDGIDDISSFLDKYDYTVNANRAERFYLEIRKYFPNLKDKSLEPGYAGIRPKICGRGQSPTDFLIQGEDVHGVPGLVNLFGIESPGLTCSMAIAEYIANRFLR; this is encoded by the exons ATGATCATCAAGCAAACATTACAGTGCTTGAAGAAAAAGCGAATCATCGGACCTTTCACCGGATTCCGAAGCATTCACGTGGATAAGAAAGTTGCAGGCTGTGCAGCGACGGAGAAGGTTGACTGCGTCGTGATCGGGGCAGGAGTTGTAGGCTTAGCAGTGGCAAGAGAGTTAGCCTCAAGAGGGAAGGAGGTCTTGGTCCTCGATTCCGCCTCCACCTTCGGAACCGGCACCAGTTCCCGAAACAGCGAGGTTATTCATGCCGGCATCTACTATCCTCTTAATTCACTCAAG GCGTTGCTTTGTGTGAGAGGAAGGGAATTGTTGTACAAGTATTGCTCCGAATATGGGGTTCCTCATAAACAGATTGGTAAGCTTATTGTGGCTACTAGGCCGTCGGAGATTCCCAAATTAAATCATTTGATGCAATGTGGAACTAAAAATGGGGTTCTGGACTTGAGGATGCTGGAAGGCTTTGAAGCAATGAGGATGGAACCTGAACTGCAGTGTGTGAAAGCCTTGCTATCACCCGTTACTGGGATTGTCGATTCCCATTCTCTAATGCTATCTTTAGTG GGAGATGCGGAAAGTCACAGGACATCTTTCTGTTACAATACTACTGTGATTGGTGGTCATGTCGAAGGAGATTCTGTGCACCtttacatttctaagaacaaagATCTTGAGAACTGGGATGGGAATTTTCCATTGGACCTAGAGCTTGTCCTTGTTCCTAGGCTTGTCGTGAATTCTTCAGGATTGAGTGCTATGGCTCTTGCAAAGAGATTTCATGGTCTAGATAGTGCTGCAATTCCTCCTGCATATTATGCTCGTGGATGCTATTTCACTTTATCAAATACTAGAAGCCCTCCTTTTAAACGTTTGATATACCCTTTACCTGAGGATGGTGGCATTGGAGTGCATGTCACTTTGGATTTGGATGGCCAGGTCAAATTCGGACCTGATGTTGAATGGATCGATGGTATTGATGACATATCAAGCTTCCTAGACAA GTATGACTATACTGTAAATGCCAATCGTGCAGAAAGATTTTACTTGGAGATAAGGAAGTACTTCCCAAATCTCAAGGATAAATCTCTGGAACCAGGTTATGCTGGTATCCGACCAAAAATTTGTGGTCGAGGACAGTCTCCGACTGACTTTCTGATCCAG GGAGAGGATGTTCATGGCGTGCCGGGTCTCGTAAACCTGTTTGG